In the Geobacter sp. FeAm09 genome, one interval contains:
- the murF gene encoding UDP-N-acetylmuramoyl-tripeptide--D-alanyl-D-alanine ligase → MFTAAEIAAATGGRVQGSAGTGVTAVSTDSRSVAPGELFVPLRGDRFDGHDFIAEVAAKGITTVLAEEKWLAHHTLPSGCTGIAVKDTLRALGDLAAAYRQRFDIPVIAVTGSNGKTTTKEMLATILEQLGPGLKTEGNLNNLIGMPQMLFRLRREHRWAVLEMGMSEPGEIDRLAEIARPRVGIVLNALPAHLQSMGTVEAVASAKGELLHRISDGGLAVVNGDDSRVSGLGQNASARRISFGISRGEVRAKEIEHLGLEGESFQVVTPKGEFHLHLRAFGLHNVSNALAATAALLDKVSLTDIAKGLAAFRPYKGRFQLEQIGDIALVDDSYNANPASMKAALETLAQIAPAGHRVALLGDMLELGGHEAEAHEGVGAVAGRNVDRLFLLGALMHRHAAQAAMQAGLPAEAVHCCRNHDELADGVKQSLQPGDVILIKGSRGMTMERAAALLRQSMSHNEKG, encoded by the coding sequence ATGTTTACCGCAGCAGAGATAGCCGCCGCCACCGGCGGCCGCGTCCAGGGCAGCGCCGGGACCGGCGTAACGGCCGTGTCCACCGACTCGCGCAGCGTTGCGCCGGGAGAGTTGTTCGTGCCGCTCAGGGGCGACCGTTTCGACGGACACGACTTCATCGCCGAGGTGGCCGCCAAGGGGATAACCACCGTGCTGGCCGAGGAGAAATGGCTCGCCCACCACACGCTCCCGTCCGGCTGCACGGGCATCGCGGTCAAGGATACCTTGCGGGCCCTGGGCGATTTGGCCGCGGCCTATCGGCAACGCTTCGACATCCCGGTCATCGCCGTAACCGGCAGCAACGGCAAGACCACCACCAAGGAAATGCTGGCCACCATCCTGGAACAGCTCGGGCCGGGCCTGAAAACCGAGGGGAACCTGAACAACCTCATCGGCATGCCCCAGATGCTGTTCCGCCTGAGGCGGGAACACCGCTGGGCCGTGCTGGAGATGGGCATGAGCGAACCGGGCGAGATTGACCGCCTGGCGGAGATCGCCCGCCCCCGGGTCGGCATCGTGCTGAACGCCCTTCCGGCCCACCTCCAGAGCATGGGGACGGTGGAGGCCGTGGCCAGCGCCAAGGGAGAGTTGCTCCACCGCATCAGCGACGGCGGCCTGGCGGTGGTGAACGGCGACGATTCCCGGGTCAGCGGCCTGGGGCAGAACGCTTCGGCGCGGCGCATCAGCTTCGGCATCAGCCGCGGCGAGGTCAGGGCCAAGGAGATCGAGCACCTGGGGCTGGAGGGGGAATCGTTCCAGGTCGTCACCCCCAAGGGGGAGTTCCACCTGCACCTGCGGGCGTTCGGCCTGCACAACGTATCCAACGCCCTGGCCGCTACGGCGGCCCTGCTGGACAAGGTATCCCTTACCGACATCGCCAAAGGACTGGCCGCGTTCAGGCCGTACAAAGGGCGGTTCCAGTTGGAACAGATCGGCGATATCGCCCTGGTGGACGACAGCTACAACGCCAACCCCGCCTCCATGAAGGCGGCGCTGGAGACCCTGGCCCAGATCGCCCCCGCGGGGCACCGGGTCGCCCTGCTGGGGGACATGCTGGAATTGGGCGGACACGAGGCCGAGGCCCACGAGGGGGTCGGCGCGGTCGCCGGAAGAAATGTGGACCGGCTCTTCCTGCTGGGCGCCCTGATGCATCGCCATGCCGCCCAAGCGGCCATGCAGGCAGGTTTGCCGGCCGAAGCGGTTCACTGCTGCCGGAACCACGATGAGCTTGCCGACGGGGTGAAACAGTCGCTTCAGCCGGGAGACGTGATCCTCATCAAGGGCTCCCGGGGCATGACCATGGAGCGGGCGGCGGCCCTCCTGAGACAGTCCATGTCACACAACGAAAAAGGATAA
- the murC gene encoding UDP-N-acetylmuramate--L-alanine ligase: MYGKIERIHFVGIGGIGMSGIAEVLINLGYKVSGSDLRSSDTTERLASLGAEIGIGHKAENLKSSDVVVISSAVHDDNPEVVEAKRLHVPVIPRAEMLAELMRMKYGIAIAGTHGKTTTTSMAASILGHAGIDPTIVIGGKLNAIGTNARLGQGQFLVAEADESDGSFLVLSPTIAVVTNIDADHLDHYAGGIDEIKDTFVEFINKVPFYGLAVLCLDDRNIREILPRVKKRYMTYGLSSQADIRATHVRHDGFSTSFVAHYKGYRLGEITFPMPGSHNVLNAMACIAVALELDIPFTAIQEGFAAFGGVGRRFTVKGEPRGIMVVDDYGHHPAEIKATLAAARQGWPERRIIAAFQPHRYSRTHELFNEFVTAFYDADVLILTDVYAAGEQPIEGANAERLSQEIRRHGQKDVTYIADRELLPEHLAGIVREGDIVITLGAGSIWQQGEALVKRLEA; this comes from the coding sequence ATGTACGGTAAAATAGAAAGAATCCACTTCGTCGGCATCGGCGGCATCGGCATGAGCGGCATCGCCGAGGTGCTCATCAACCTGGGATACAAGGTGTCCGGCTCCGACCTGCGCAGCTCCGACACCACGGAACGCCTCGCCTCCCTGGGGGCCGAGATCGGCATCGGCCATAAGGCCGAAAACCTGAAGAGCAGCGACGTGGTGGTGATCTCCTCTGCCGTGCACGACGACAACCCCGAGGTGGTGGAGGCCAAGCGCCTGCACGTGCCGGTCATCCCCCGGGCCGAGATGCTGGCGGAACTGATGCGCATGAAATACGGCATCGCCATCGCCGGCACCCACGGCAAGACCACCACCACCTCCATGGCCGCCTCCATCCTGGGCCATGCCGGCATCGACCCGACCATCGTCATCGGCGGCAAGCTGAACGCCATCGGCACCAACGCCCGGCTCGGACAGGGGCAGTTCCTGGTGGCCGAGGCCGACGAATCGGACGGCTCCTTCCTGGTGCTCTCCCCCACCATCGCCGTGGTGACCAATATCGACGCCGACCACCTGGACCACTATGCCGGCGGCATCGACGAGATCAAGGACACCTTCGTGGAGTTCATCAACAAGGTGCCGTTTTACGGCCTGGCCGTGCTCTGCCTGGACGACAGGAACATCCGGGAGATCCTGCCCCGGGTGAAGAAGCGCTACATGACCTACGGCCTCTCCTCCCAGGCCGACATCCGCGCCACCCATGTCAGGCACGACGGCTTCAGCACCTCCTTCGTGGCCCACTACAAGGGGTACCGGCTGGGCGAGATCACCTTTCCCATGCCCGGCTCACACAACGTGCTCAACGCCATGGCCTGCATCGCGGTGGCCCTGGAACTGGACATACCGTTCACCGCCATCCAGGAGGGATTCGCCGCCTTCGGGGGGGTGGGCCGGCGCTTCACGGTCAAGGGGGAACCCCGCGGGATCATGGTGGTGGACGACTACGGCCACCATCCGGCCGAGATCAAGGCGACCCTGGCGGCGGCGCGCCAGGGGTGGCCGGAGCGGCGCATCATCGCGGCCTTCCAGCCCCATCGCTACAGCCGCACCCACGAGCTGTTCAACGAGTTCGTCACCGCCTTCTACGACGCCGACGTCCTGATCCTGACCGACGTGTACGCCGCCGGCGAACAGCCCATCGAGGGGGCGAACGCCGAACGGCTCTCCCAAGAGATCCGGCGCCACGGCCAGAAGGACGTGACCTACATCGCCGACCGGGAACTGCTCCCCGAACACCTGGCCGGGATCGTCAGGGAAGGGGACATCGTCATCACCCTCGGGGCCGGGAGCATCTGGCAGCAGGGCGAGGCGCTGGTCAAACGGCTGGAGGCATGA
- the murG gene encoding undecaprenyldiphospho-muramoylpentapeptide beta-N-acetylglucosaminyltransferase produces the protein MRLLIAGGGTGGHLFPGIAVAEEFLARDPANEVLFVGTERGIEARAVPAAGYRLELISAAGIRGKGGMSQLRGTAMMLYGYAQSRKILKAWRPDMVMGVGGYASLPMVLAARGMRLPCFIHEQNAIPGLTNRLLARFADRVFITLDESAHFFPKGKTLLTGNPLRRQILEVVAEQTPPSLAEMPRQLNGNGEAGPFRLFIFGGSQGAHAINMAMLGALPHLERYAARLEITHQTGEKDAPEVARAYRDHGFTASVMPFIQDMAAAYRQADLVICRAGATTIAEVTACGKACLFIPFPFAVDDHQRRNAEAFLKKGAGFMLLERELSGERLAGIIHELAENPETVQRAGALAFGLARLDAARIIVDEMMKRL, from the coding sequence ATGAGACTGCTGATTGCCGGCGGCGGCACCGGCGGCCACCTCTTTCCCGGCATCGCCGTAGCCGAGGAGTTCCTGGCCCGGGACCCGGCCAACGAGGTGCTGTTCGTCGGCACCGAACGGGGCATCGAGGCCCGCGCCGTCCCGGCGGCCGGCTACCGGCTGGAGCTGATCTCGGCGGCCGGCATCCGCGGCAAGGGGGGCATGAGCCAGCTCAGGGGGACGGCCATGATGCTGTACGGCTACGCCCAGTCCCGCAAGATACTGAAGGCCTGGCGCCCGGACATGGTGATGGGCGTGGGGGGGTACGCCTCGCTGCCCATGGTGCTGGCGGCCCGCGGCATGCGGCTCCCCTGCTTCATCCACGAGCAGAACGCCATCCCCGGCCTCACCAACCGCCTGCTGGCGCGGTTTGCCGACCGGGTGTTCATCACCCTGGACGAGTCGGCCCATTTTTTCCCCAAGGGGAAGACGCTCCTGACCGGGAATCCGTTGCGGCGGCAAATCCTGGAGGTGGTGGCGGAACAGACTCCCCCCTCCCTGGCGGAGATGCCCCGACAACTGAACGGGAACGGCGAGGCAGGCCCCTTCCGCCTCTTCATCTTCGGCGGCAGCCAGGGGGCTCACGCCATCAACATGGCCATGTTGGGGGCGCTGCCCCATCTGGAACGCTACGCCGCCCGGCTGGAGATCACCCACCAGACCGGCGAGAAGGACGCGCCCGAGGTGGCCCGGGCCTACCGCGACCACGGCTTCACCGCCAGCGTCATGCCGTTCATCCAGGACATGGCCGCGGCCTACCGTCAGGCCGATCTGGTGATCTGCCGCGCCGGGGCCACCACCATCGCCGAGGTAACCGCCTGCGGCAAGGCCTGCCTGTTCATCCCCTTCCCCTTTGCGGTGGACGACCACCAGCGCAGGAATGCCGAGGCGTTCCTCAAGAAGGGGGCCGGTTTCATGCTGCTGGAGCGGGAGCTGTCGGGCGAGCGTTTGGCCGGGATCATCCACGAACTGGCCGAAAACCCGGAAACGGTGCAGCGCGCCGGGGCACTGGCCTTCGGGCTGGCCCGCCTGGACGCGGCCCGGATCATCGTGGATGAAATGATGAAGAGACTATAA
- the mraY gene encoding phospho-N-acetylmuramoyl-pentapeptide-transferase: protein MLYHIFYPLAANVKLFNIFKYLTFRTIYAMITALVVCFVLGPWIIRKLESLQARQVIRTDGPESHLQKQGTPTMGGVMILSAIVIPTLLWADLSNQYVWTALFITIGYGLIGFVDDYKKVVEKNTKGLSARQKMFWQLLLAVAVAVFLFLKPGFSEELYFPFFKRFHPDLWIYFIPFVAIVIVGASNAVNLTDGLDGLAIGPVAINAATYMLFAYIAGHATLSAYLQVPRVPGAGELAVMCGAMVGAGLGFLWYNSYPAEVFMGDVGSLSLGGTLGVIAVLTKQEILLVIVGGVFVVEALSVIFQVGSYKYRGKRIFRMAPIHHHFELKGVAEPKIIVRFWIITIILALVAISTLKMR from the coding sequence ATGCTTTACCACATTTTTTACCCGCTGGCAGCGAACGTAAAATTATTCAATATCTTCAAGTATCTGACCTTCAGGACCATCTACGCCATGATTACGGCGCTCGTGGTCTGCTTCGTGCTCGGCCCCTGGATCATCCGCAAGCTGGAGAGCCTCCAGGCCCGCCAGGTGATCCGTACCGACGGCCCGGAATCGCACCTGCAGAAGCAGGGCACCCCCACCATGGGCGGGGTGATGATCCTGTCCGCCATCGTCATTCCCACGCTCCTGTGGGCCGACCTCTCCAACCAGTATGTCTGGACGGCGCTCTTCATCACCATCGGCTACGGCCTGATCGGGTTCGTGGACGATTACAAGAAGGTAGTGGAGAAGAACACCAAGGGGCTCTCGGCGCGCCAGAAGATGTTCTGGCAACTGCTTCTGGCGGTGGCGGTGGCGGTGTTCCTGTTCCTCAAGCCCGGTTTCAGCGAGGAACTCTACTTCCCCTTCTTCAAACGCTTCCACCCCGACCTGTGGATATACTTCATCCCGTTCGTGGCCATCGTGATCGTGGGCGCCAGCAATGCCGTCAACCTGACCGACGGCCTGGACGGACTGGCCATCGGCCCGGTGGCCATCAATGCCGCCACCTATATGCTCTTTGCCTACATTGCCGGTCACGCCACCCTGTCGGCCTACCTGCAGGTTCCCCGGGTGCCGGGGGCCGGCGAACTGGCCGTCATGTGCGGCGCCATGGTTGGCGCCGGGCTGGGGTTTCTCTGGTACAATTCCTACCCGGCCGAGGTTTTCATGGGGGACGTGGGTTCCCTCTCCCTGGGGGGCACCCTGGGCGTCATCGCCGTTCTGACCAAACAGGAGATCCTCCTGGTGATCGTGGGCGGGGTGTTCGTGGTCGAGGCGCTGTCCGTCATCTTCCAGGTGGGCTCCTACAAGTACCGGGGCAAACGCATCTTCCGCATGGCGCCGATCCACCACCACTTCGAACTGAAGGGGGTGGCGGAACCCAAGATCATCGTGCGCTTCTGGATCATCACGATCATCCTGGCTCTGGTGGCGATCTCGACGTTGAAGATGCGCTAG
- a CDS encoding UDP-N-acetylmuramoyl-L-alanyl-D-glutamate--2,6-diaminopimelate ligase, whose amino-acid sequence MKLAQILAPVPDAELHGSEATEVAALSCDSRRIKPGTLFFALRGVAADGHRFIPQAVEAGAAAVVLEDTASAPAGIPWIKVADGRSAMARMAAAFYGDPTADRPLIGITGTNGKTTTTYLIEAILAAAGRPAAVLGTISYRFGATAIEASRTTPESTELQAAFRQLADAGAKAFVMEVSSHALEQKRADGCHFDVGIFSNLTRDHLDYHGTMEEYLHAKERLFAELLHPTAAKPRRRAAVNMDDSYGARVAEQAACPVIRYGIDYPGDVRPVEVAITVNGISGAIRTPAGEFPFASRLLGRFNLSNILAAVAAGIALDLPLAAIKAGIEGHATVPGRLERVDNDFGITCLVDYAHTGDALYNVLATLKEIATGRIITVFGCGGDRDPGKRPIMGKIAAEMSDLAIATSDNPRTEDPLAILAQVREGITPLGMREYTPGELAARPAWDEKGFVMLENRRDAIRLAARLARPGDILLLAGKGHEDYQIIGTTKHHFDDREEAATAFGEKTA is encoded by the coding sequence ATGAAACTTGCCCAGATCCTTGCCCCGGTACCGGACGCCGAGCTCCACGGCAGTGAAGCCACGGAGGTCGCGGCCTTGAGTTGTGACTCGCGCCGGATCAAACCGGGCACGCTCTTCTTCGCCCTGCGCGGCGTGGCGGCCGACGGCCATCGCTTTATCCCGCAGGCGGTGGAGGCGGGTGCAGCCGCCGTGGTCCTGGAGGATACGGCCTCTGCCCCCGCCGGCATTCCCTGGATCAAGGTTGCGGACGGCCGTTCGGCCATGGCCCGCATGGCGGCGGCGTTCTACGGCGACCCCACCGCGGACCGCCCGCTGATCGGCATCACCGGCACCAACGGCAAGACCACCACCACCTACCTGATCGAGGCGATCCTGGCGGCGGCGGGCCGGCCGGCCGCCGTGCTCGGCACCATCAGCTACCGTTTCGGCGCAACCGCCATCGAGGCGTCCCGCACCACGCCCGAATCCACCGAATTGCAGGCCGCGTTTCGCCAGCTGGCCGATGCGGGCGCCAAGGCCTTCGTCATGGAGGTGTCGTCCCACGCCCTGGAACAGAAGCGGGCCGACGGCTGCCATTTCGACGTGGGCATCTTCAGCAACCTGACCCGGGATCATCTGGACTATCACGGCACCATGGAGGAGTATCTGCACGCCAAAGAGCGCCTCTTTGCCGAGCTGTTGCACCCCACCGCCGCCAAGCCCCGCCGCCGGGCCGCCGTCAACATGGACGACAGCTACGGCGCCCGGGTGGCGGAGCAGGCCGCCTGCCCGGTGATCCGCTACGGCATAGATTACCCCGGCGACGTCCGTCCGGTAGAGGTGGCCATCACCGTCAACGGCATCAGCGGGGCCATCAGGACCCCCGCGGGCGAGTTCCCCTTTGCCTCCAGGTTGCTGGGACGCTTCAACCTCTCCAACATCCTGGCGGCCGTGGCGGCCGGCATCGCCCTGGATCTGCCGCTGGCGGCCATCAAGGCCGGCATCGAGGGGCACGCCACGGTTCCGGGCCGACTGGAGCGGGTTGACAACGACTTCGGCATCACCTGCCTGGTGGACTACGCCCACACCGGCGACGCCCTGTACAACGTACTCGCCACCCTGAAGGAGATCGCCACGGGCCGCATCATCACCGTTTTCGGCTGCGGCGGCGACCGCGATCCGGGCAAGCGCCCGATCATGGGCAAGATCGCCGCAGAGATGAGCGACCTGGCCATCGCCACCTCGGACAACCCCCGGACCGAGGACCCGCTCGCCATACTGGCCCAGGTCAGGGAGGGCATCACCCCTCTCGGCATGCGGGAATACACGCCCGGGGAACTGGCGGCACGACCGGCATGGGACGAAAAAGGCTTCGTCATGCTGGAAAACCGCCGTGACGCCATCCGGCTGGCCGCGCGCCTGGCCCGGCCGGGGGACATCCTGCTCCTGGCCGGCAAGGGGCATGAGGATTACCAGATCATCGGCACGACCAAACACCACTTCGACGACCGCGAGGAGGCCGCCACGGCCTTCGGGGAGAAAACAGCCTAG
- the murD gene encoding UDP-N-acetylmuramoyl-L-alanine--D-glutamate ligase — protein sequence MELSNKNILVVGLAKTGVACARFLAARGARVTVTDMRDEAALATQLAELAACDIRKVLGRHDERDFTGADLVVVSPGVPQDHPLLVKAAAADREIVSEIELAARFIDAPLVAITGTNGKTTTTTLAGEIFKANGYRTFVGGNIGNPLIELVESGEAVDRVVAEISSFQLEWIGTFRPRVAALLNLSEDHLDRYATYQEYIDAKLRIFENQEATDFAVVNRDDALVWRYAQGLRAHLFPFSRRQELTEGIFHRDGVIVCRHNGREERFPAGDIRLQGVHNLENIMAALACGLLLGCRPDDSFRAVSGFGALHHRMEFVAEKNGVRYYEDSKATNVGSVEKALESFDTITLIAGGKDKGGSYAPLAPLVRERVRHLVLIGEAAGRMQAELGALTDTRLAATLEEAVALAARITEPGGTVLMSPACSSFDMFSGYEERAQRYIAAVQAL from the coding sequence ATGGAACTGAGCAATAAAAACATCCTCGTCGTGGGCCTGGCCAAGACCGGCGTCGCCTGCGCCCGCTTCCTGGCCGCGCGGGGCGCCCGCGTCACCGTGACCGACATGCGCGACGAAGCGGCCCTGGCGACCCAACTGGCGGAACTGGCGGCCTGCGACATCCGGAAGGTGCTGGGCCGCCACGACGAGCGGGACTTCACCGGTGCCGACCTGGTCGTGGTCTCGCCCGGCGTGCCCCAAGACCACCCCCTGCTGGTAAAGGCCGCGGCCGCCGACCGGGAGATCGTCAGCGAGATCGAACTGGCTGCGCGCTTCATCGACGCACCGCTCGTGGCCATCACCGGCACCAACGGCAAGACCACCACCACCACCCTGGCCGGCGAGATATTTAAAGCCAATGGCTATCGCACCTTTGTGGGGGGCAACATCGGCAATCCGCTGATCGAACTGGTGGAATCGGGCGAAGCGGTGGACCGGGTGGTTGCGGAGATCAGTTCGTTCCAGCTGGAGTGGATCGGCACCTTCCGGCCCCGGGTGGCGGCCCTGCTGAACCTGAGCGAGGACCACCTGGACCGCTATGCCACCTACCAGGAATATATCGACGCCAAGCTGCGCATCTTCGAGAACCAGGAAGCCACGGACTTTGCCGTGGTCAACCGGGACGACGCGCTGGTGTGGCGCTACGCCCAGGGGCTGCGGGCGCACCTGTTCCCCTTCAGCCGCAGGCAGGAGTTGACGGAGGGGATCTTCCACCGTGACGGCGTGATCGTCTGCCGCCACAACGGCCGGGAGGAGCGTTTCCCCGCCGGGGATATCCGCCTCCAGGGGGTGCATAACCTGGAGAACATCATGGCCGCCCTGGCCTGCGGCCTGCTCTTGGGCTGCCGCCCGGACGACAGTTTCCGGGCCGTCAGCGGATTCGGGGCGCTGCACCACCGCATGGAGTTCGTGGCCGAGAAGAACGGCGTCCGCTATTACGAAGACAGCAAGGCCACCAATGTGGGGAGCGTGGAAAAGGCGCTGGAGAGCTTCGACACCATCACTCTGATCGCCGGGGGCAAGGACAAGGGCGGCTCCTATGCCCCCCTGGCGCCCCTGGTGCGGGAGCGGGTGCGGCACCTGGTCCTGATCGGCGAAGCGGCCGGCCGCATGCAGGCCGAGCTGGGGGCGCTCACCGACACCCGCCTGGCTGCGACCCTGGAAGAGGCGGTCGCCCTGGCGGCCCGGATCACGGAACCGGGGGGGACCGTCCTCATGTCGCCGGCCTGCTCCAGCTTCGACATGTTCAGCGGCTATGAAGAACGGGCTCAGCGGTATATTGCAGCGGTACAGGCGCTCTAG
- the ftsW gene encoding putative lipid II flippase FtsW, with amino-acid sequence MFKKLDEYDLVIMLMAIALTCFGVVMVYSASSVMAAKRFHDGFFFLKRQGLFALLGFGIMLLVMRVDYHTWKRVAVPGLLLCLVLLVLVLIPGIGGKAGGSSRWIKLPGFNLQPSEMAKLALIMYMAYSLDKKQDKVKSLTAGFIPYMIVLMFLIGFLVLQPDLGGALTLAFVAMVMLFAAGTRLVYIFSMLLLALPFLVYKLSRGYHKGRMEAFLNPWSDPEGKGFQIIQSWLALGTGGVFGQGLGEGKQKLFYLPEAHTDFILSVVGEELGFLGVVVIIGMFFLLVQRAMRIAVAAPDIFGRFLALGIAVLFGIEATVNMGVVTGLLPTKGLALPFISYGGSSLLISLFAVGILLNISSGLKIAPISLKEEP; translated from the coding sequence ATGTTCAAAAAACTCGACGAATACGATCTGGTGATCATGCTCATGGCCATTGCCCTGACCTGCTTCGGGGTGGTGATGGTCTATTCGGCGTCGTCGGTCATGGCCGCCAAACGCTTCCACGACGGCTTCTTCTTCCTCAAGCGCCAGGGGCTGTTCGCCCTGTTGGGCTTCGGCATCATGCTGCTGGTGATGCGGGTCGATTACCACACCTGGAAGCGGGTGGCCGTGCCGGGGCTCCTGCTCTGCCTGGTGCTGCTCGTCCTGGTGCTGATACCGGGCATCGGCGGCAAGGCCGGCGGCTCGTCCCGCTGGATCAAGCTGCCCGGCTTCAACCTACAGCCGTCGGAGATGGCCAAGCTGGCCCTGATCATGTACATGGCCTATTCCCTGGACAAGAAGCAGGACAAGGTCAAATCCCTGACCGCCGGCTTCATCCCCTACATGATCGTGCTCATGTTCCTCATCGGCTTTTTGGTCCTCCAACCGGACCTGGGGGGGGCGCTCACCCTGGCGTTCGTGGCCATGGTCATGCTCTTCGCGGCGGGGACGCGGCTGGTGTACATCTTCTCCATGCTGCTCCTGGCCCTCCCCTTTCTGGTGTACAAACTGAGCCGGGGCTACCACAAGGGACGCATGGAGGCCTTCCTCAACCCCTGGAGCGACCCCGAGGGGAAAGGCTTCCAGATCATCCAGTCCTGGCTGGCCCTGGGGACCGGCGGGGTCTTCGGCCAGGGACTGGGCGAGGGGAAACAGAAACTCTTCTACCTCCCCGAGGCCCACACCGACTTCATCCTCTCCGTGGTGGGGGAGGAGCTGGGGTTTCTGGGGGTGGTGGTGATCATCGGCATGTTCTTCCTGCTGGTGCAGCGCGCCATGCGCATCGCCGTGGCCGCGCCCGACATCTTCGGCCGTTTTCTGGCCCTGGGGATCGCCGTGCTGTTCGGCATCGAGGCCACGGTCAACATGGGGGTCGTGACCGGCCTGCTCCCCACCAAGGGGCTGGCGCTCCCCTTTATCAGCTACGGCGGCAGTTCGCTGCTGATCAGCCTGTTCGCCGTGGGCATCCTGCTCAATATCTCCTCGGGGCTGAAGATTGCACCCATCAGCCTGAAGGAGGAACCATGA